GATCGCGGCGTTTGTTCGCCCGCCGCCGGGCGCCGTTCGTTGCGCTACAGCCGCTCGATCTGAGCCTGGCCCGCGGCGAAACGCTGGGCATCGTCGGCGAGTCGGGGTCGGGCAAGACCACGTTGGGTCTGGCGCTGCTGCGCCTCAACCGGGCCACCGGCCGGGTCACGCTCGGCGAAACGCGCCTGGATACCCTCACCGGCAATCGCCTGCGCAAGCAACGCCGAAACATGCAGATCGTCTTTCAGGATCCCTATGGTTCGCTTTCCCCGCGCATGCCGGTGAGAGAAATCATCAGCGAGGGACTGCGCTTTCATAACCCACAGCTCACCGAGCAGACGGTCAGCGAGCGCGTCGCCGTCAGCTTGCGGGAAGTCGGTCTGCCGGAAGATGTGGCATCACGCTATCCGCATGAATTCTCGGGCGGACAACGCCAGCGTATCGCCATTGCCCGGGCGATCATCCTCGAGCCCGAACTGCTGATACTCGACGAGCCGACGTCGGCACTCGATCGTACCGTACAGAAGCAATTGATCACGCTGCTTCGCGAGCTTCAGGCTCGCCGCGGATTGAGCTACGTCTTCATCAGCCATGACCTGGCGGTCGTCAGGGCCATGGCCCATCGCGTGCTGGTCATGAAGAACGGCGAGGTGATCGAATACGGCGACTGCGAGCAGGTTCTGCGTCGTCCGACGAGCGATTACACGCGTAACTTGCTGAAAGCCGCAGCCTTGGGCGAATGAACGGCGACGCCGTGTTGTCCCGGAGCGTGTTGTTCTTAAAGAAGTTGGCCCTGAACAATTGGCTGGCCGGGTTGACTATGCCGCCTCAGCCGAGTTTAGGATGTTCTTGTAATTCTTGACCAACTGGCTATGTATCAAGGTTGCAATCAATCAATATAAGATAACGGTATAAATAGTTAGAAGGCGGCAATCTCTTCATCCCTCAGCATGCGGCATTCTCCCGGTTCGAGGTCCGGATCCAGCACCAAGGGGCCTATCGATTCACGATGCAACGTCTCGATGCGGTTGCCGATCGCGGCGAACATGCGCCGCACCTGGTGGTATTTTCCATCGGTCACGGTGATGCGGAAACGCTCGGGTGAAAGCGCTTCAAGCCGCGCCGGGTGGGTCGGCTGCTGTTCGCCATCCAGCAACAGCCCTTCTGCGAAGGCGGCGATCGCGGTTTCCAGCATGCTATCTTGCAGGGGCTCGGCCAAGCTGGCCAGATACACCTTGGGGCATCGGGTTCGCGGCGATGTCACGCGATGCGACCATTGACCGTCATCGGTCAGCAGAACCAGCCCCGTGGTGTCGACATCCAGCCGCCCCACCGGATGCAATCGCTCGACCTTGGGCAGGTCGATCAACTCGAGCACCGTCTGGTAGCGTCCCGCTCGCGTGGTGCATTCGACCCCGAGCGGCTTGTTCATCATCAGGTAGCGCAAGCCGAACGGGGCCAATCGCTTTCCCAGCCAATCGACGGCGCTGCCCTCGCCGACATGCACGGCGGGATTCCTGATCACTTCGCCATCGACATTCACCTCGCCCCGGTGAAGCGCCTTCTTGGCCAGGCTGCGGGTCAGGTCCGTGGTCTCGCAGAGAAACTTGTCGAGGCGCATTACATCTCCAACGTGAAGCGATCGGCATCCATCCAGGCGGGAAACTTTTCGCGGAACTGGGCCAGTGCGTCGCTGTCGAGCACACCGGTGTGAATGAAAGGTTGATCGCGACGCTCATCGATCAGCGACTCGCCCTTGAAGTCGACGAGCATCGAATCGCCGGCGTAGGCCAGCTTCTTGGCGTCTTCACCGACACGGTTGACGCCGATCACGTAACTCAGATTCTCTACCGCTCTGGCTTGCAGCAGGATACGCCACGCCTGGCGACGCGGTGCCGGCCAGTTGGCCACGCACAGCAGCGCATCGTACTCGAAGTGCGCGCCCCCGCGAGGCTGTTGGCGCAGCCAGACCGGGAAGCGCAAGTCATAGCAGACCGTCAGCAACAGACGAAAGCCATTGAGCTCGACGATGACCCGCTGATCGCCCATGCCGTAACGCTCATGTTCACCGGCCATGCGAAACAGGTGGCGCTTGTCGTAATAGGCCAGTTCGCCGTCGGGTGTGGCCCAGATCATGCGATTGTAATACTCGCCTTCGGCGACTATCGCCACACTGCCGGTCACCACGCAGCCACGCTGCATCGCCTGTCGGCGCATCCACGCGACGCTTCGACTGTCCTCCATCGGTTCGGCCATTTCGCGGGAATTCATGGTGAAGCCGGTGGCGAACATCTCCGGCAGCACGACCAGGTCGGTCTGGGCCTGTCCCAGGTCGCCAAGCTGCTCTTCCAGCAAGTGGCAGTTGGCTTCGGGATCCTCCCAGCGCAGATCCGGTTGGACGAGGGTCGTGCGTAGCTCGCTCATGGTGTCCTCCTGTCGCGGCTACAAGCCGCCCTGTTGGTGATGACCATTAGCCTAACCGAGGGACTGGCAAGGTGCAGCCGCCAGAGGCTTGGGCATGCTAACATTAGCGCCCGCTTCACGCTGAGCCACGGCCCAACCAGGGCGCGACGACACGCGGCGCATGTCGTCCTTGATGGCCAACTGCACCAGGAAAAGTCATGAGCCTGCCCGTCCAGCCCGACAAGGAAGCTACCCAAGGGGTGTTTTTCGGCCTCTGCGCCTATCTGATGTGGGGCAGCTTTCCGCTGTTCTTCGCCCTGTTCGAAGGCATTCCCGCCTGGGAAATACTCATTCATCGCGTGCTGTGGTCCTGCGTATTCCTGGTCGGTCTGGTGAGTCTGCTCAGGCGCTGGACGCCGATTCGAGCGGCATTGGCCGAGCCGCGTCGGTTGGGGCGGGTACTGGCGTGTGCGGTGCTGATCGGGCTCAATTGGGGCATTTATATCTATGCCGTCGAAAGTCGCCAGGTCTTTCAGGCAAGCCTGGGATATTTTCTCACCCCGCTGATCAACGTGGCGCTGGGCGTGGGCTTTCTCAAGGAGCGCATGTCGCCACTGCAGGGTGTCGCCGTGGCCCTCGCGGCGGTGGCGATCGGCATTCAGCTCGCACTGCTGGGGAGCCTGCCCTGGATCACGCTGGTACTGGCGACGTCCTTCGGCACTTACGGGCTGCTGCGCAAGCAGGTTCCGCTGGACGGATTGTCAGGGCTGTTCGTCGAGACGCTATTGCTGTTCCCGCTGGGCCTGCTGGCCATCGCCTGGTTGAGCGCTAGCGGCCAATCGCACTTCATGCAGGGCGATGGCCAGACCACGCTGCTGCTCATCGCCAGCGGCGTGATAACGGCGCTGCCGCTGATGGCGTTCGCCGGGGCCGCAAGGCGGTTGCGCCTGGCCACCCTCGGCTTTCTGATGTATCTGAACCCCACGATTCAGTTCTTCATTGCATTGCTGATCTCCCGCGAGCCCCTCTCGCCGATCCAACTGGCCACTTTCGTGCTGATCTGGATTAGCCTGGCGATTTACTCCTACTCCGCCTGGCAACAACACCCACGCGAACGGATCGCATGAACGCCACCGGCGGGCTCAACCGAGCGAAGCTTCGCTGACCAGCCTCACCTTCGATTCGGATAGACGCAAGCGCTCGATCAGCGTGCCGAGCACGGCCATCGTCGGCACCTGGCATTGCCACAGCGTCTCTCCGGCTTGCAGCGCCAGTGCTTCGCGATGCATGGCCGCGGCGGGGTCCATGCTGCGGTCGTCGAGCGCTTCCAGACCCAACCCCGCCAACTGGGCACTATCCACGCCGGGCAACAGCACGACGCAGCTACGCACACCCTCGGTATTGAGAGCGATCCGTTGACGGCTATCGGCGAGTTGCCAGATCGACAGTCGCAGACGACTCACCGAGCGTTCCAGCACCACGCTATCGCTGGCGGCAAGCCATTCCGCCGCCAGGCGACCGTTGATCCTGCGCTCCCGTGTCGCGGCGTTGATGTGCGGATAGAGAAAGCCGCTGCGCTGGACCATCCAGTCCAGCGCGTCATCGAACCCTACACCGAACTGCTTGGAGAAAGGCATTTCGCGACGCGATACGGCGTTGCGCACGGTCGACAACTTCAAGCTGCACAGTGCGGCTATCTCGGTGACACTCAGCCCATGCTCGGCAGGTCGGGGGATCAGGTAGGTGGGCAGTACATTGGCCAGGCCGACGTGCTGCTCGAGGCGCGCTCTGACCCTGGCGATGCCCAGCAGATGCAGCAACCTCAGAGGCGGCGTGCGTCCCGCCAGTTCGTCCAGGCTATGCGTCATCAGCACCAGGTGCCAGAAATCGCTTAGCCCGGCTGTCCCGGCGCCCGGGCTCGGCATCATGCGTGGCTCGAGCGCCCAGCCATGCAAGGCTTCCAGCGGCTGCGTCATGCGCTCGACCAGCGTATCGGCGGTAAGACCCGGGACCGCTGCGCGCGGGGCCGTGTTGCCCAGATAGAGACGCTGCAACGGGCTGACCATCACCTGACAAGCAGCCTCCAGCTCTGCCTTGAGCTGCGGCAGTGCCAGCTCGTCCGATACCGCCTGACCGAGTAGTGACGCCTGCAGAAGCCCCGACGAGGCCATGGCCACTGTGGTCATTGAATGCACTCCTGCGTACGGACGAGACCGTGGCGAACGACCGCTCTATGGCGTCTCGGCCCGGCCCCATTTTTTGATGGGATCATGGTTACAGCTGGTAAAGAGGATAACGGCAAGCGCGTCGACTTCTTTAGCAACAGCGCGTTCTGCTCAGCGCGTGGTTGCGACGCTCTCGGGCTGGTAGCCGACACGGAAGCCGCCCCAATGACGACCATTGACGTGAATGGGCACGGACAGGTCGTGCATCACCTCGCCGGTGTCGCGCTTGTAGGTCTGTACCAGCAAGGCGCGGGTATGCGAGCCACAGCGGCTGCCGGTGGGATCATCGAAGATCCGCTTGCTGCGGCTGTATTTCAGGTCGGTCTCATAGTCGCCGCTTGGCGGCTTGCTGACATGGCGGTTATGGGTGGGAACGTATCCGCGCTGATCGCAGGCGATCGCGTAACTGGCCTGCAGGGCTTCGAGTAGCGGCTCCTGGATCTTGGGCAGGTGACTATCGGTGTATGTGTCGTAGCCCGTCCTGTAGAGAGGTGGTCGGGTATTTGAGATAACGGTATATTTAGCGTCGAACAGCACTTCTTCACGCAGTTCGCCTCGCTTGATGGCCTGCTCGAGCAACGCCGCGATCCGGTCGGCGGCGCGTCTTGCCTCGCCGAAGACCTGTTGATGGCGGCTGGCCAGACGCTGCTGGGCAAGTTCGCCATCCACCGCTTCCGCGGCGTCCATCAAGGCGCGAGCCTGCTCGGCGAGGTCATGCATATCTCCCAGGCCATCATCAACGTGCGATTTGAGTGTGATCAGCGTCTGCGAGACTTGCTGGCTATGTCCGCGGGTCTGTTGCATCGAGCCGGCGATCTCGGCGAGCTGGCTTTCGACGCTGTCGAAATCCTCGGTCATGGCGGAAAGATGCCCGCCCACCGCTTCGATCTCGCTGGCGCTGTCGCCTACCCGACGCATCAGATGGCCGATCGTCTCGACGACCCGGTTACTGCTGTCGCCGATCTCGTCGACCAGCGATTCGACCTGCCGGGTCGCCTCCGCGGTACGCCGTGAAAGCTCGCGCACTTCACCGGCCACCACCGCAAAGCCACGCCCATGCTCGCCGGCACGTGCCGCCTCGATCGAGGCATTGAGCGACAGCAGGTTGGTCTGCTCGGCGATCTCCTCGATCATTCCGGTCACGTCACGGACGCGATGGGTCTTGCCGGCAAGCGACTCGAGCAGATCCAAGGCCTCGTCCGAGCGGCTGGCCAGCAGGGTCATCTCGCCGATGACGCCGTCGAGCGCCTGGCGGTTGCTCTGGTTGGCGGATTGCGAGGCGCTCGCCTGAGCGGCGAGCTGGCTGGCGCTGGCCGAAACGGTTTCGATGGTCGTGGTGATCGCCGCCATGCTCGCCACCGCCTCGCTGACGATGGTTTCCTGTTCGGTGAGCCGCCAGTCGAGGCGGTCAGCGTGATGCGACACCTCGGCGGAGGCAATGGCCGTCCTGCCGGCGCGCTTGACGAGTCGTTGAGCCATCTTTCGCAGCGACAGGTAATCGCGCCCCGATGCCGGCAGCCCACGCTGGCTCATGACATCGAGCTCCTCGGGATCGGCAGCGTAGATCCGCGCGAAACGATCGAATGAAAGACCGGCCAACAACCCCAGCAAGGTGGTCAGATACGACACCCATGGCGCTTCAAGCCATAGACTGGCGACAACGGCGGCGCCCAGCAAGGCCCCCAGCAGGCCCAGATTCACGATACGCATCAGCGGACTCCCCGGCGGTTTCTAAGCCGAATATCGGCCTGGCGAGGCGATGCCTGATATGAACTTTGGCCTGAGAGACTATCGTCGAGGAGTACGGCATGGATCCGTCAGTGACCACCGGAGGGAAAGTTGAATTCGGCCTGGGTGGTTTCGAAGGCCGAAGGCCAGCGCTGGGATACCGCCTTGCGACGAGTATAGAAGCGCACCGAATCGGGACCGTAGGCATGCAGGTCGCCGAACAGCGAACGCTTCCAGCCACCGAAGCTATGGTAGGCCACCGGCACCGGCAGCGGCACGTTGATGCCGACCATGCCCACCTCGATGCTGTCGGCGAAACGCCGCGCCGCCTCGCCGTCGCGGGTGAACAGGCAGGTGCCGTTGCCGTACTCGTGTTCGTTGATCAGTCGGATGGCCTCGTCGAGACTGGCGACACGCACCACGCATAACACCGGGCCGAAGATCTCCTCGCGATAGATGCGCATCGTCGGTTTTACCCGATCGAACAGGCAGCCGCCCAGGAAAAAGCCGTTCTCGTAACCGGGCACGGTCAGCCCCCGTCCGTCGGCCACCAGCTCGGCGCCGCTGGATACGCCCTCCTCGATGAAGCCCAGCACCTTGTCGCGGTGCGCGCCGGTGACCAACGGCCCCATGTCGAGCCCCTTGTCGGTTCCCGGGCCGATCTTCAGCGCGGCGATCTTGGGCAGCATCGACTCGACCAGCCGATCCGCCGTCTCGTCGCCCACGCAGACCGCCACCGAGATGGCCATGCAGCGCTCGCCACAGCTACCGTAGGCAGCGCCCATCAGGGTGTTCGCGGCGTTCTCGAGATCGGCGTCGGGCAGCACCACGGCGTGATTCTTGGCCCCGCCTAGGGCCTGGACGCGCTTGCCGTTGGCGCTACCGCGGCCATAGATCGATTCGGCAATCGGGGTCGAACCGACGAACGACAGCGCCTTGACATGGGGCGATTCGATCAACGCATCGACCGCCTCGCGGCCGCCGTGAACCACGTTGATGACGCCCCTGGGCAGCCCGGCTTCCTGGAGCAGCTCGGCGATCGCCAGTGCCGAGCCGGGATCGCGCTCGGAGGGCTTGAGAATGAAGGTGTTGCCGCAGGCGATGGCCATCGGATACATCCACAGCGGCACCATTGCCGGAAAATTGAACGGCGTGATGCCCGCCACCACACCCAGCGGCTGGAAGTTCGACCAGGCGTCGATCGCCGGACCGGCGTTGTGCGAATAGTCGCCCTTGAGCAATTCGGGTACGCCGCAGGCGTACTCGACGTTCTCGATGCCGCGGCGCAGCTCGCCACCGGCGTCCTCGAAGGTCTTGCCGTGCTCCTCGCTGACCAGGTGGGTCAGCCGCTCGGCATTGTCCTCGAGCAACTGCTTGAAACGGAACATGACCTGGGCGCGCTTGGCCGGCGGCGTATCGCGCCAAGCCGGGTAAGCGGCCTGCGCCGCCGCGATCGCCCGCTCGGCGGTCGCGGCATCGGCATTGGCGACCCGCCGCACCACCGCGCCGGTCGAGGGATTGGTCACCTCGAGCGTCGCGCCCGGGGCATCGCTCGGCTCGCCGTCGATCAGATGATGAATGAATTCCATGAAGACTCCTTGCTGATTGTTCCGGATCACCCGGTCGGGCACGGATCAGGCCAACGTATCGAGGGTGGTGGCGACGGCGTCGAACAGGCGCTCGAGCTCCGCATCGGTGGTCGCGAACGGCGGGCCGAACTGCAGGGTGTCGCCGCCGTAACGCACGTAGAACCCCGCCTCCCACAGCGCCAGCGCGGCGTCGCGGGGACGGATCGCCGGATCGCCCTCGCGCGGCGCCAGCTGGATGGCCCCGGCGAGGCCGTAATTGCGGATGTCGACGACATGCGGGCGCCCCTTCAGCGCGTGCAGGCGCGCTTCGAACGCCGGCGCGATGGCCCGCACCTGAGCGGGGAAGTCCTCGCGCTCGAACAGCTCGAGCGCCGCCAGCGCGGCGGCGCAGGCCACCGGATGGGCGCTGTAGGTATAGCCGTGGGGGAATTCGATGCCGTGCCCGGGACCGCCGGCCTGCATGAAGGTCGCGTGGATCTCGCGCGAGGCGATCACCGCACCCATGGGAATCGCCCCGTTGGTGATCTGCTTGGCGACGTTCATGATATCCGGCGTCACCCCGAAGGCCTCGGCCCCGGTGGTCGCGCCGCAGCGCCCGAAGGCAGTGATCACCTCATCGAAGATCAGCAGGATATCGTGCTCGTCGCAGATCGCCCGCAGGCGTTCGAGATAGCCCTTGGGCGGCACGATCACCCCGGCCGAGCCCGACATCGGCTCGACGATCACTGCGGCGATGTTGGCGGCGTCGTTGAGCGCGATCTGGTCGAGCAGCGCATCGGCGAGCTCGGCGCCCTGCTCGGCCTGGCCGCGGGTGAAGGCCTGTCCCGGCTGCAAGGTATGCGGCAGATGGGCGAATTCAAGCAACTGCCCGTAGTGCTTGCGGTTGGCGACGATGCCGCCGGCGCTGGTACCGCCGATATTGACGCCATGATAGCCCTTGAGGCGGCTGATCAGGCGGGTCTTCTCGGGCTTGCCCTTGAGTCGCCAGTAAGCGCGCGCCATCTTCAGCGCGGTATCGGCGCTCTCCGAACCGGAATTGGTGAAGAACACATGGTCGAGCCCTTTCGGTGTCAGCTCGGCGAGCCGCTCGGCGAGTTCGAAAGCCAGCGGATGGCCGACCTGGAAGCTCGGCGCGTAATCGAGCCTGCCGAGCTGGCGCGCCACGGCCTGCTGAAGCTCTGCGCGGTTATGCCCCGCGCCGCAGCACCACAGCCCCGACAGCGAATCGAACAGCCGCCGGCCGCGGGTATCGATCAGGTAGCGCCCTTCGGCGCCGGCCACCATGCGCGGGTGGGCGCGAAAGTCGCGATTGGCGGTGAAAGGCATCCAATAGGCATCGCCGAGCGTATCGGAGCCGTCCTGGGACCGGGCATCGGCCGCCCTGCCGTGCGTCTGGGAGTCGAGGCTGAACATGGCTGTTTCCTGTTGTTGGTCATGGCCGCGAATGAACATTCGCTTGACAGCTTGGCCCAGCACAAAGCGTTTGAATACACAAACGTATCAACCTTCACATTGGGAATCATTAACCTAAGTGCGGCATTCAGGCCGATCTTCATCGCCACCTGCGATGGGGTAACCAAACAGTGCCGCGTCCGCCGCTTGCAAGCAGTCAGGCCCCTCAGCCTTGCGCCACTTCCGGTAACCCCTCATCATTTCTGAATATATTCACCAAACCATGCGTCGAGACAAGGCGCGAGATTCACCTCGCCAATAAACCGTCGCGAGTTGCCACGAGAGATCGATGCTCAAGCGTTACCTGCCAGTGCTGCAATGGCTGCCTTACTATCGGCGCGAGCTGTTCAGTCATGATCTGACCGCCGGGCTGATCGTCGCGATCATGGTGATCCCCCAGTCGCTGGCCTATGCCCTGCTGGCCGGCCTGCCGGCGGTGATAGGCCTGTATGCCAGCATCCTGCCGGTGTTTGCCTATACGCTGTTCGGTTCGAGCCGCACCCTGGCCGTGGGGCCGGTGGCCATCGTCGCCCTGATGACCGCCGCCGCGCTGGCCGGCGTCGCCACGCCGGGCAGTAGCGAGTACATCGCGGGCGCACTGGTGCTGTCGTTGCTGTCGGGCCTGATGCTCACCGTGATGGGTTTCCTGCGGCTGGGTTTCTTCGCCAACTTTCTCAGTCACCCGGTCATCTCGGGCTTCCTGTCGGCATCGGGAATCCTGATCGCCGCCAGTCAGGCCGCCCACCTGCTGGGCATCGATGGCGCCGGCTTTACACTTCCCACCCTGCTCGCCAATCTGGCAGCTCAACTGGACGACACCAATCTTGCCACCCTGGCGATCAGCGCCTTTACGCTGACTTTTCTGCTCGGCATGCGGCGCTATGGTCGCCAAAGCCTGAAACGCATCGGCCTGCCCGCCAAGCTTGCCGACCTGACCGCCAAGGCCGGTCCGGTATTCGCCGTGGTGCTGACCACCCTGGCGACCTGGCGTTTCGACCTGGTAGCCGACGGTGTCGCCGTGGTCGGCAATGTCCCCGCCGGGCTCCCCCCCCTGACGCTGCCCGACTTCGCCCCCTCGCTGTGGTATTCGTTGCTGGTACCGGCGCTACTGATCAGCATCGTCGGCTTCGTCGAGTCGGTATCGATGGGCCAGATGCTTGCCGCCAAGCGCCGCGAGCGGATCTCGCCGGACCAGGAGCTCATCGGGCTGGGCACCGCCAATCTCGCTGCTTCGGTGACCGGCGGCATGCCGGTCACCGGCGGGCTTTCGCGCACGGTGATCAATTTCGATGCCGGCGCTCGCACGCCGATCGCCGGCGTCGTCGCCGCGCTGGGCATCGGCCTGGTCACGCTGTTCTTCACACCATGGATCTACTATCTGCCGACCGCGACCTTGGCCGCCACCATCACGGTATCGATCCTCACGCTGGTGGATATAGCGGTGATGCGGCGCACCT
The genomic region above belongs to Halomonas zincidurans B6 and contains:
- a CDS encoding pseudouridine synthase, with the protein product MRLDKFLCETTDLTRSLAKKALHRGEVNVDGEVIRNPAVHVGEGSAVDWLGKRLAPFGLRYLMMNKPLGVECTTRAGRYQTVLELIDLPKVERLHPVGRLDVDTTGLVLLTDDGQWSHRVTSPRTRCPKVYLASLAEPLQDSMLETAIAAFAEGLLLDGEQQPTHPARLEALSPERFRITVTDGKYHQVRRMFAAIGNRIETLHRESIGPLVLDPDLEPGECRMLRDEEIAAF
- a CDS encoding amidohydrolase, which translates into the protein MSELRTTLVQPDLRWEDPEANCHLLEEQLGDLGQAQTDLVVLPEMFATGFTMNSREMAEPMEDSRSVAWMRRQAMQRGCVVTGSVAIVAEGEYYNRMIWATPDGELAYYDKRHLFRMAGEHERYGMGDQRVIVELNGFRLLLTVCYDLRFPVWLRQQPRGGAHFEYDALLCVANWPAPRRQAWRILLQARAVENLSYVIGVNRVGEDAKKLAYAGDSMLVDFKGESLIDERRDQPFIHTGVLDSDALAQFREKFPAWMDADRFTLEM
- the rarD gene encoding EamA family transporter RarD, which translates into the protein MSLPVQPDKEATQGVFFGLCAYLMWGSFPLFFALFEGIPAWEILIHRVLWSCVFLVGLVSLLRRWTPIRAALAEPRRLGRVLACAVLIGLNWGIYIYAVESRQVFQASLGYFLTPLINVALGVGFLKERMSPLQGVAVALAAVAIGIQLALLGSLPWITLVLATSFGTYGLLRKQVPLDGLSGLFVETLLLFPLGLLAIAWLSASGQSHFMQGDGQTTLLLIASGVITALPLMAFAGAARRLRLATLGFLMYLNPTIQFFIALLISREPLSPIQLATFVLIWISLAIYSYSAWQQHPRERIA
- a CDS encoding methyl-accepting chemotaxis protein, yielding MRIVNLGLLGALLGAAVVASLWLEAPWVSYLTTLLGLLAGLSFDRFARIYAADPEELDVMSQRGLPASGRDYLSLRKMAQRLVKRAGRTAIASAEVSHHADRLDWRLTEQETIVSEAVASMAAITTTIETVSASASQLAAQASASQSANQSNRQALDGVIGEMTLLASRSDEALDLLESLAGKTHRVRDVTGMIEEIAEQTNLLSLNASIEAARAGEHGRGFAVVAGEVRELSRRTAEATRQVESLVDEIGDSSNRVVETIGHLMRRVGDSASEIEAVGGHLSAMTEDFDSVESQLAEIAGSMQQTRGHSQQVSQTLITLKSHVDDGLGDMHDLAEQARALMDAAEAVDGELAQQRLASRHQQVFGEARRAADRIAALLEQAIKRGELREEVLFDAKYTVISNTRPPLYRTGYDTYTDSHLPKIQEPLLEALQASYAIACDQRGYVPTHNRHVSKPPSGDYETDLKYSRSKRIFDDPTGSRCGSHTRALLVQTYKRDTGEVMHDLSVPIHVNGRHWGGFRVGYQPESVATTR
- a CDS encoding CoA-acylating methylmalonate-semialdehyde dehydrogenase — encoded protein: MEFIHHLIDGEPSDAPGATLEVTNPSTGAVVRRVANADAATAERAIAAAQAAYPAWRDTPPAKRAQVMFRFKQLLEDNAERLTHLVSEEHGKTFEDAGGELRRGIENVEYACGVPELLKGDYSHNAGPAIDAWSNFQPLGVVAGITPFNFPAMVPLWMYPMAIACGNTFILKPSERDPGSALAIAELLQEAGLPRGVINVVHGGREAVDALIESPHVKALSFVGSTPIAESIYGRGSANGKRVQALGGAKNHAVVLPDADLENAANTLMGAAYGSCGERCMAISVAVCVGDETADRLVESMLPKIAALKIGPGTDKGLDMGPLVTGAHRDKVLGFIEEGVSSGAELVADGRGLTVPGYENGFFLGGCLFDRVKPTMRIYREEIFGPVLCVVRVASLDEAIRLINEHEYGNGTCLFTRDGEAARRFADSIEVGMVGINVPLPVPVAYHSFGGWKRSLFGDLHAYGPDSVRFYTRRKAVSQRWPSAFETTQAEFNFPSGGH
- a CDS encoding aspartate aminotransferase family protein; amino-acid sequence: MFSLDSQTHGRAADARSQDGSDTLGDAYWMPFTANRDFRAHPRMVAGAEGRYLIDTRGRRLFDSLSGLWCCGAGHNRAELQQAVARQLGRLDYAPSFQVGHPLAFELAERLAELTPKGLDHVFFTNSGSESADTALKMARAYWRLKGKPEKTRLISRLKGYHGVNIGGTSAGGIVANRKHYGQLLEFAHLPHTLQPGQAFTRGQAEQGAELADALLDQIALNDAANIAAVIVEPMSGSAGVIVPPKGYLERLRAICDEHDILLIFDEVITAFGRCGATTGAEAFGVTPDIMNVAKQITNGAIPMGAVIASREIHATFMQAGGPGHGIEFPHGYTYSAHPVACAAALAALELFEREDFPAQVRAIAPAFEARLHALKGRPHVVDIRNYGLAGAIQLAPREGDPAIRPRDAALALWEAGFYVRYGGDTLQFGPPFATTDAELERLFDAVATTLDTLA
- a CDS encoding SulP family inorganic anion transporter, with the translated sequence MLKRYLPVLQWLPYYRRELFSHDLTAGLIVAIMVIPQSLAYALLAGLPAVIGLYASILPVFAYTLFGSSRTLAVGPVAIVALMTAAALAGVATPGSSEYIAGALVLSLLSGLMLTVMGFLRLGFFANFLSHPVISGFLSASGILIAASQAAHLLGIDGAGFTLPTLLANLAAQLDDTNLATLAISAFTLTFLLGMRRYGRQSLKRIGLPAKLADLTAKAGPVFAVVLTTLATWRFDLVADGVAVVGNVPAGLPPLTLPDFAPSLWYSLLVPALLISIVGFVESVSMGQMLAAKRRERISPDQELIGLGTANLAASVTGGMPVTGGLSRTVINFDAGARTPIAGVVAALGIGLVTLFFTPWIYYLPTATLAATITVSILTLVDIAVMRRTWRYSKGDFSALLATLLLTLMEGVETGIIAGVSLSIALFLYRTSHPHSALVGRVPGTEHFRNVARHQVESHEQVALLRIDESLYFANARYLEDTLYTLVAERPQLRHTVLICSAVNLIDASALESLEAINARLKDSGVTLHLAEVKGPVMDRLKHSDFLETLTGRVFLSTYAAWSALRPSMAGSNEPMRPLG